One Streptomyces lincolnensis genomic region harbors:
- a CDS encoding lytic polysaccharide monooxygenase auxiliary activity family 9 protein → MIIGHVGRSWKRLRFHRLFALLGALLLALAVVSLPSPAAAHGVAMGPGSRTYLCYLDLLQNGSTQMPSNPACRAAVQQAGTTPLYNWFAVLDSNAGGRSAGYVPDGKLCSAGDRSPYNFSPYNAARTDWPKTHLTSGSNIQINYSNWAHHPGKFEVYITKNGWSPTTPLAWGHLTHLQTVTDPPQTSGPGSVGGHYYWDLRLPARSGPHMLFVQWIRSDSQENFFSCSDVVFDGGQGEVTGLGGGRTTADAIAAKAAKAAGSTGIQAAAAHTGHGAHAAAAPDVDAVNAAGKATSGSPLTALAGSLAGAAVLVACAGAAFHRGRRRPQADARP, encoded by the coding sequence ATGATCATCGGACACGTCGGCCGGAGCTGGAAGCGGCTCCGCTTCCACCGCTTATTCGCCCTGCTGGGAGCCCTGTTACTGGCCCTCGCCGTGGTCTCGCTGCCGTCCCCGGCGGCGGCGCACGGCGTCGCCATGGGGCCCGGCTCGCGCACGTATCTCTGCTACCTGGACCTGCTCCAGAACGGATCGACCCAGATGCCCTCCAACCCGGCTTGTCGCGCCGCCGTCCAGCAGGCCGGCACCACGCCGCTGTACAACTGGTTCGCCGTGCTGGACTCCAACGCCGGTGGCAGGAGTGCGGGCTACGTCCCTGACGGGAAGCTCTGCAGCGCCGGCGACAGGAGCCCGTACAACTTCTCCCCCTACAACGCGGCCCGCACGGACTGGCCGAAGACGCACCTCACCTCGGGCTCGAACATCCAGATCAACTACAGCAACTGGGCACACCACCCGGGCAAGTTCGAGGTGTACATCACCAAGAACGGCTGGTCGCCCACCACTCCCCTGGCATGGGGTCACCTGACGCATCTGCAGACCGTCACCGACCCGCCGCAGACGAGTGGCCCGGGTAGCGTGGGCGGCCACTACTACTGGGACCTGCGGCTGCCTGCGCGGTCCGGTCCGCACATGCTCTTCGTCCAGTGGATCCGTTCGGACAGCCAGGAGAACTTCTTCTCCTGCTCCGACGTCGTCTTCGATGGCGGTCAGGGCGAGGTCACGGGTCTGGGCGGTGGCCGGACGACGGCCGACGCGATCGCGGCGAAGGCGGCGAAGGCGGCGGGGTCCACCGGCATCCAGGCAGCGGCGGCTCACACCGGGCACGGGGCGCATGCCGCCGCGGCGCCGGACGTGGACGCGGTGAACGCCGCCGGCAAGGCAACGAGCGGCTCGCCGCTCACCGCGCTGGCCGGCTCGCTGGCGGGAGCCGCGGTCCTGGTGGCCTGCGCGGGTGCGGCGTTCCACCGCGGACGGCGCCGCCCGCAGGCCGACGCCCGACCGTGA
- a CDS encoding GNAT family N-acetyltransferase, whose protein sequence is MTEVTYERHAAAEAARQLDAFLHAYEEVYEEPPYCEGPSDVAEFIKHYQVQARRPGMRLVLAREGNEVIGFTYGYYLSSGTQWWHNLQDVTLPEDFTQEDGRRTFVIIELAVRKPWRRQGIAAELHARLLEGLDAERVTLTMRPEPEAAPAQSAYAAWGYRKVGVSHPWDDAPLYDCMIREPR, encoded by the coding sequence ATGACCGAGGTGACCTACGAACGCCACGCTGCAGCAGAGGCCGCCCGCCAGCTCGACGCGTTTCTCCACGCTTACGAGGAGGTCTACGAAGAGCCGCCCTACTGCGAGGGTCCCAGCGATGTCGCCGAGTTCATCAAGCACTACCAGGTTCAGGCACGGCGCCCTGGGATGCGCCTGGTCCTCGCCCGCGAGGGGAACGAGGTCATCGGCTTCACATACGGCTATTACCTCTCCTCTGGCACCCAGTGGTGGCACAACCTTCAGGACGTGACGCTCCCGGAGGACTTCACGCAGGAAGACGGCCGACGGACGTTCGTCATCATCGAGCTCGCTGTGCGTAAGCCGTGGCGACGGCAAGGCATCGCCGCCGAGCTGCACGCACGGCTGCTCGAAGGCCTGGACGCCGAGCGGGTCACGCTCACGATGCGGCCCGAGCCTGAGGCCGCACCGGCCCAGTCCGCCTATGCCGCGTGGGGATACCGGAAGGTCGGGGTATCCCACCCGTGGGACGACGCGCCGCTGTACGACTGCATGATCCGTGAACCGCGCTGA
- a CDS encoding PASTA domain-containing protein, whose amino-acid sequence MEQPSNVAHHQMPGRMATWLWRRAGRWARSPKAGVLVVVALLATAFAVTPAHADDPGLNCALTATASITVAPSPVVFGQNAQVQWSASGVNCTSENALQISGPGFNPSTEIFPVAGGSRSVFIGFTGTATWDVTVLDLSSDTGFSRHLASVTASVTGVTFVPDLTGDTQAQAGQALLNAGYRLGGVGSAVDCDNVQRVSRQNPTAGTPLVRGSSVSITIGRKPTPPQQCM is encoded by the coding sequence ATGGAACAACCATCGAATGTGGCACACCACCAGATGCCCGGGAGGATGGCCACCTGGCTGTGGAGGCGGGCAGGCCGGTGGGCGCGGTCGCCCAAGGCCGGGGTGCTGGTTGTGGTGGCGCTGCTGGCGACCGCCTTCGCCGTGACACCCGCGCACGCGGACGACCCGGGGCTGAACTGCGCGCTCACTGCGACCGCCTCGATCACGGTCGCGCCATCGCCAGTGGTGTTCGGGCAGAACGCCCAAGTGCAGTGGAGCGCCTCGGGCGTGAACTGCACCTCCGAGAACGCGTTGCAGATCAGCGGACCGGGCTTCAACCCGTCGACGGAGATCTTCCCGGTCGCCGGCGGTTCGCGGTCGGTGTTCATCGGCTTCACCGGCACCGCCACCTGGGACGTGACCGTGCTCGACCTGTCGTCGGACACCGGGTTTTCCAGGCACCTGGCATCCGTCACGGCCTCGGTCACCGGAGTCACCTTCGTCCCGGACCTGACCGGCGACACCCAGGCTCAGGCCGGGCAGGCGCTGTTGAACGCGGGATACAGGCTCGGCGGCGTGGGCAGTGCCGTCGACTGCGACAACGTACAAAGGGTGAGCAGGCAGAACCCCACCGCGGGCACCCCACTGGTACGGGGGTCCTCGGTGTCGATCACGATCGGCAGGAAGCCCACGCCACCCCAACAGTGCATGTGA
- a CDS encoding PQQ-dependent sugar dehydrogenase, with protein sequence MLKRRWAIPLLIASLLSLSTLPAASASPPESPRPADAGAESSVPLPEIAARTTQVASGLRRPIAIAAPDDGSGRLFIAEKRGTVRVYHPDTGLAQTPLIDITAAVDESGNERGLLGIATAPDFPDSREVYLAYTALPDGAVTLARYDLDDARLEVLLSQEHATYSNHNGGQLAFGPDGHLYWSIGDGGGSGDPFDSGQRLDTLLGKILRIDVSRSCGDLAYCVPGDNPFAGVAGARPEIWTYGLRNPWRFSFDPADGSLWIGDVGQGRWEEIDRLRPAEQPGANLGWSCREGLVVFDEAQCGGGAELTDPVFTYSPRTGSCAVIGGQVYRGKQFADLVGGTYIATDYCSSTVWALRDDGAGGYLQAEIGQTPTQVTAFGATPEGELYVVNDLPGGLHRVSFERVAPTCRITQTANAWGGGLTANLTLTNTGTTPVSGWKLVFPLALGQTIISDWNTDLVQNGDMVTAANAAYNGTIAPGDSVEIGYLANHTGDTSAPERYTLNGHACTIGD encoded by the coding sequence ATGCTGAAACGACGCTGGGCAATACCCCTGCTGATCGCCTCACTGCTGTCCCTCTCGACCCTTCCGGCAGCCTCCGCCTCCCCGCCGGAGTCCCCGAGACCCGCCGACGCCGGCGCGGAGTCGTCCGTACCGCTGCCGGAGATCGCCGCGCGCACCACCCAGGTCGCCTCCGGCCTGAGGCGCCCCATCGCCATCGCCGCGCCGGACGACGGCTCGGGCCGGCTGTTCATCGCCGAGAAGCGCGGCACCGTGCGGGTGTACCACCCGGACACCGGCCTCGCGCAGACCCCGCTCATCGACATCACGGCCGCGGTGGACGAGTCGGGCAACGAGCGCGGGCTGCTCGGCATCGCGACGGCGCCCGACTTCCCGGACAGCCGGGAGGTGTATCTGGCGTACACCGCGCTGCCGGATGGAGCGGTGACCCTGGCCCGGTACGACCTCGACGACGCACGCCTGGAGGTGCTGCTGTCCCAGGAGCACGCCACGTACAGCAACCACAACGGCGGCCAGCTCGCCTTCGGCCCCGACGGCCACCTGTACTGGAGCATCGGCGACGGCGGCGGTTCCGGAGACCCCTTCGACTCCGGGCAGCGGCTGGACACCCTGCTGGGCAAGATCCTGCGCATCGACGTGAGCCGGAGCTGCGGGGACCTCGCGTACTGCGTGCCCGGGGACAATCCGTTCGCCGGCGTCGCGGGAGCCCGCCCGGAGATCTGGACCTACGGGCTGCGCAACCCCTGGCGGTTCTCCTTCGACCCCGCGGACGGCTCGCTGTGGATCGGCGACGTCGGTCAGGGCAGGTGGGAGGAGATCGACCGGCTGCGCCCTGCGGAGCAGCCCGGGGCAAACCTCGGCTGGTCCTGCCGCGAAGGGCTGGTGGTGTTCGACGAGGCCCAGTGCGGGGGCGGCGCCGAGCTCACCGATCCGGTCTTCACCTACTCACCGCGCACCGGCAGCTGCGCGGTCATCGGCGGGCAGGTGTACCGCGGCAAGCAGTTCGCGGACCTGGTCGGGGGCACGTACATCGCCACCGACTACTGCTCGTCCACCGTCTGGGCGCTGCGCGACGACGGCGCGGGCGGCTACCTCCAGGCCGAGATCGGGCAGACGCCGACCCAGGTCACGGCGTTCGGCGCCACGCCGGAGGGGGAGCTCTACGTCGTCAACGACCTGCCCGGTGGACTGCACCGGGTGTCGTTCGAGAGGGTCGCGCCGACCTGCCGGATCACCCAGACCGCGAACGCCTGGGGCGGCGGCCTGACCGCGAACCTCACCCTCACCAACACCGGCACCACACCCGTCTCCGGCTGGAAGCTCGTCTTCCCTCTCGCCCTGGGCCAGACGATCATCTCGGACTGGAACACCGACCTCGTCCAGAACGGCGACATGGTCACCGCGGCCAACGCCGCGTACAACGGCACGATCGCGCCGGGCGACAGCGTCGAGATCGGCTACCTGGCCAACCACACGGGCGACACCTCGGCCCCTGAGAGATACACCCTCAATGGACACGCCTGCACCATCGGCGACTGA